Proteins from one Gloeocapsa sp. PCC 73106 genomic window:
- a CDS encoding histidine phosphatase family protein: MAQTIWITRHGSRLDFIDLNWFSQAERPYDPPLAPEGEVQAQQLGSRLKSTQIKHIFTSPFLRTVQTAHIIADILALPLKLEAGLSEWLNPDWMTTTPETLPIDILAQTYPRIDLSYKFLVIPEYPETETVMQSRVTATAIELVEQFPEDLLIVGHGASVVGTAKALAPSSSEINASFCSLVQLVRSNQGWQMILNGDTSHLSLVEQQVRFN, from the coding sequence ACAGACTATCTGGATTACTAGACACGGAAGCCGTCTTGATTTTATAGATTTGAACTGGTTTTCACAGGCTGAACGCCCCTACGATCCTCCTCTAGCCCCCGAGGGAGAAGTTCAAGCCCAACAACTAGGAAGCAGGCTTAAATCCACACAGATCAAGCATATCTTTACCTCGCCTTTTTTGCGTACCGTACAAACCGCCCACATTATTGCGGATATACTCGCTCTTCCTCTCAAACTCGAAGCCGGGCTGAGTGAGTGGCTCAATCCCGATTGGATGACGACTACCCCTGAGACACTTCCTATAGATATTCTAGCACAAACATACCCACGTATAGACCTAAGTTACAAATTTTTAGTAATTCCCGAGTATCCCGAAACAGAAACAGTAATGCAGTCACGGGTTACAGCCACAGCCATCGAGTTAGTCGAGCAATTTCCCGAAGATTTACTCATCGTTGGTCATGGTGCGTCTGTTGTTGGTACAGCCAAAGCTCTAGCCCCATCTAGTTCCGAAATTAATGCCAGTTTTTGCTCTCTTGTTCAATTGGTGCGCTCTAATCAAGGTTGGCAAATGATTTTAAACGGCGATACCAGTCATTTGAGTCTAGTAGAGCAACAGGTGCGCTTTAATTAG